Proteins from one Bradyrhizobium roseum genomic window:
- a CDS encoding NUDIX domain-containing protein, with amino-acid sequence MKWSTANILFADVKGYSALKDTHMKTFAEVILLAIAKRLYGISIKHANTWGDGIVIVCDKIEDVCESAVHLKDLFQGFNWKRHDLPKLDIRISIHHGEYLEGDDAFTGRPTFCGRTVVTAARIEPVTPPGKIWMTVQAANMLKQHMNGEDNPYFAIDSVGEIKLPKKYGSIEICTLRRFSEPPLSDQDLKEIREAERMRLKLGGVVDRDSDIRELVSGNQIESYGIVIGVVVNRREVLLVKRRDRSEGLDWMFPSGKKWPNQDEISVIEKEVLEEAGITCGVMRKIAQVEDHPKTHFRCSYFHLEPGENTTIVNGDTRENEEVKWVSIPEALAKIGSDINPDVARFLTKFATDSA; translated from the coding sequence ATGAAATGGTCGACTGCAAATATTTTATTCGCCGATGTGAAAGGCTACAGCGCGCTCAAAGACACGCACATGAAGACATTCGCAGAAGTAATATTGCTTGCAATAGCGAAGCGACTATACGGCATTTCCATCAAGCACGCGAACACGTGGGGAGATGGGATAGTTATTGTGTGCGACAAGATCGAAGATGTGTGCGAGTCCGCGGTTCATTTGAAGGACCTTTTTCAAGGCTTCAATTGGAAGCGGCATGATCTGCCGAAACTCGATATTCGCATATCTATTCACCATGGAGAATATTTGGAAGGCGATGACGCCTTCACGGGAAGGCCTACGTTTTGCGGCCGTACCGTTGTTACTGCGGCGCGGATTGAACCGGTGACACCACCTGGCAAAATTTGGATGACCGTCCAAGCTGCAAATATGTTGAAGCAACATATGAACGGAGAGGACAATCCCTACTTCGCAATCGACAGCGTCGGCGAAATTAAGCTTCCGAAGAAATACGGTTCAATTGAGATTTGCACTCTGCGCCGCTTCTCCGAACCTCCTTTATCGGATCAAGATCTGAAGGAGATCAGAGAGGCGGAACGCATGCGGTTAAAACTCGGCGGTGTTGTTGATCGTGACAGTGACATCCGCGAACTAGTCAGCGGAAATCAAATCGAATCGTACGGCATCGTGATCGGTGTAGTGGTTAATCGCAGGGAAGTTTTGTTGGTCAAAAGAAGGGATCGTAGCGAGGGGCTAGACTGGATGTTTCCGTCAGGCAAGAAATGGCCCAATCAAGACGAAATTTCCGTTATCGAAAAAGAGGTGCTTGAAGAGGCGGGGATCACTTGCGGTGTGATGCGGAAAATTGCTCAAGTCGAGGACCATCCAAAAACCCACTTCAGATGCAGCTACTTTCACTTGGAACCTGGGGAGAATACCACAATCGTGAACGGCGATACGCGGGAAAATGAGGAGGTTAAGTGGGTATCTATTCCTGAGGCATTAGCTAAGATTGGAAGTGATATTAATCCAGATGTTGCTAGATTCTTGACCAAGTTTGCGACCGATTCGGCCTGA